A single window of Cryptococcus neoformans var. neoformans JEC21 chromosome 3 sequence DNA harbors:
- a CDS encoding ATP-dependent DNA helicase hus2/rqh1, putative yields the protein MLSRVSSHLMTPTSNVGSSSPFNVKGKGTEASAAQPPGTNPRDNGKTTEKLQTMLVKYMEEKDQLKDQKFAIATGQDGMDDLDMDMVEEKIELVTKRIREIKTLLTVRAQIPSSSTPPAPSRQSSFQPPETRQSPFQMADAKPTSLAVKDYPTPTAASSSKAKHTTLDNWNASRSNGVPSDDSDMPVTSGSLQLNREYPSPAVAGPSRPTCRRPSPPQDVPQDLHDFDIAMAEEDFHDLEEEPVLVPPSTPPVAPSPRVPTKMSARQPQPLLAPENNKQSILQHTGHLPDEFHDIPFNEIFSSPTSPTRNLPNPPIRAESSPPKPIDPPRASVLAGPSRQPMETHSPVKEAVPAVPQHRVIPLEITHRWSKEVNQKLRQVFKLPNFRKHQKEAIDETMAGRDVFVLMPTGGGKSLTYQLPAICSSGKTRGVTFVVSPLISLINDQTRHLISRGIPAIAYTGDLTQRDKNLAHEELSKREPITKVVYVTPEMMSMGGHIKSILRGLLQRKQLARFVIDEAHCVSQWGHDFRADYLRLGELRRDYPGVPIMALTATAQNKVQEDIIRSLRIEGCVCLRQSFNRPNLHYEVRPKTSSVIQEIVAFVHTQEARASGIVYCNSRDNCENLAKKLREDHGLRAYHYHAGMTKENRRKMQEGWQDHKFEIMVATIAFGMGIDKPDVRYVIHHHLPRSLEGYYQETGRAGRDGNPSTCILYYSFKDGKKILGQIDQEKDLTRDQKERQKASMQEVLRYCNNKVDCRRSQVLAFFNETFDAANCNQGCDVCLGRDRNVFRTEDVTDDAVTVIKMVQAFSNTKITILNAAECFRGFKGNSGKQLNQNPYFGAGQSWDRNEGERLIQTLVIEGALEEYCVESKAGWTNAYLRVGKEGYKYLNGTARLKMDFREASPRKLTTKPKQSAKRRSAKSKGPATLEKTTNSNPIARKRSLQQIMAEEAEFDNSHWGDTDDEYNPENDGDPIIASGDETEMDDDVPLKRRKSTEASKEKTPRSTRSKAKEATHDNDGESSVEQCFKALEKMRNQSVAKNKTYPVLTDELLQMVAALMPANEKRLREIEGMTPQLIEAYSTKILGICIKFRPANQNPLNTAAHKDALRPSAMPAPVTLPRTNSTTMQRIKQYAYEPSSASKTPLTSSAVRRPSSTSSLKRQTLLFSTSSNTVGNGDSATPTAAKRHNNVDSVRPMLTARGGNVVSRKDKF from the exons ATGCTGTCACGCGTATCTTCCCATCTGATGACTCCAACTTCAAATGTTGGGTCTTCTAGCCCCTTCAATGTGAAGGGCAAAGGGACCGAGGCATCAGCTGCTCAACCTCCTGGGACCAACCCTAGGGATAACGGC AAAACGACTGAGAAACTTCAAACTATGCTGGTGAAATatatggaggagaaagatcAACTGAAAGACCAGAAGTTTGCGATTGCAACGGGGCAGGATGGAATGGATGACCTGGACATGGATATGgtagaagaaaagat TGAACTTGTGACTAAACGTATCCGCGAGATCAAGACCCTATTAACAGTTCGGGCTCAAataccatcctcttccacaccTCCAGCTCCCTCTCGCCAGTCGTCTTTTCAGCCCCCAGAAACACGGCAATCTCCCTTCCAAATGGCCGATGCCAAGCCTACGTCATTGGCTGTTAAGGATTATCCTACTCCCACCGCTGCCAGTTCATCTAAAGCCAAGCACACAACCCTGGACAATTGGAATGCCAGTCGGTCGAATGGAGTACCGAGTGATGATTCTGATATGCCTGTGACTAGTGGCTCTTTACAACTTAATCGGGAATATCCATCTCCTGCTGTTGCTGGACCATCGCGGCCCACATGTAGGCGACCTAGTCCGCCGCAAGATGTTCCACAGGATCTTCACGACTTTGATATAGCCAtggctgaagaagattttCACGAtctcgaagaagagccCGTTCTCGTTCCTCCATCTACTCCGCCCGTggctccttctccccgcGTACCCACCAAAATGTCTGCACGGCAACCGCAACCCTTATTAGCCCCTGAAAATAACAAGCAATCAATTTTACAACATACGGGACATCTTCCAGATGAATTCCATGATATTCCATTCAACGAAATTTTTTCTTCACCTACGTCGCCTACGCGCAACCTTCCTAATCCTCCAATTCGAGCCGAATCTTCTCCGCCTAAGCCCATAGATCCTCCCCGTGCGTCAGTTCTAGCAGGGCCTTCAAGACAGCCTATGGAAACGCATTCCCCAGTCAAAGAAGCCGTCCCAGCGGTACCCCAACATAGGGTAATCCCACTCGAAATAACGCACCGATGGTCAAAGGAAGTCAACCAAAAGTTAAGACAGGTGTTCAAGCTGCCCAATTTCAGAAAACATCAGAAAGAGGCCATCGACGAGACAATGGCTGGTAGAGATGTCTTCGTGCTTATGCCTAccggaggaggaaagagtttGACTT ATCAACTCCCTGCAATCTGCTCATCGGGTAAAACTCGCGGTGTCACTTTTGTGGTTTCCCCCCTTATTTCACTCATCAATGACCAAACAAGGCACTTGATCTCTCGAGGTATTCCCGCCATAGCATACACCGGCGATCTTACTCAAAGAGACAAGAATTTGGCGCATGAAGAATTGTCAAAAAGGGAACCTATCACAAAAGTGGTCTATGTGACTCCGGAAATGATGTCGATGGGTGGTCATATCAAATCGATATTGCGCGGTTTGCTGCAGAGGAAGCAGCTAGCAAGGTTTGTAATTGATGAGGCACATTGCGTGAGTCAGTGGGGTCATGATTTTCGAGCCGATTACCTGCGTCTTGGTGAGCTTCGTCGAGATTATCCAGGCGTACCAATCATGGCTCTCACTGCTACTGCACAAAATAAAGTACAAGAGGACATCATTCGCTCTCTGCGTATTGAAGGATGCGTTTGTTTGCGCCAGTCTTTCAATCGCCCCAATCTTCATTATGAGGTCCGTCCCAAAACCAGCTCAGTAATACAAGAGATTGTGGCCTTTGTTCATACACAAGAAGCCCGGGCAAGTGGCATCGTTTACTGCAACTCGAGGGACAACTGCGAAAATTTGGCGAAGAAACTAAGAGAAGATCATGGCCTAAGAGCGTATCATTATCACGCGGGAATGACAAAGGAGAATCGGAGAAAGATGCAGGAAGGTTGGCAGGACCATAAATTTGAGATCATGGTGGCAACC ATTGCTTTCGGTATGGG CATTGACAAACCGGACGTGCGAT ACGTTATCCATCACCATCTGCCTAGATCTCTCGAAGGGTATTACCAAGAAACTGGTAGAGCTGGGCGTGACGGCAATCCATCGACTTGCATCCTGT ATTACTCGTTCAAAGACGGCAAGAAGATCCTCGGTCAGATTGACCAAGAAAAAGATCTCACGCGCGACCAAAAGGAGCGACAAAAGGCAAGCATGCAAGAGGTTCTTCGTTACTGTAACAACAAGGTCGATTGTCGTCGTTCCCAGGTACTCGCATTTTTCAACGAAACTTTCGATGCTGCCAACTGCAATCAAGGATGTGATGTCTGCCTTGGCCGGGATCGGAATGTCTTCAGGACAGAGGATGTGACAGACGATGCGGTAACGGTCATCAAAATGGTCCAGGCGTTTAGCAACACCAAAATTACAATCCTAAACGCTGCCGAATGCTTTAGAGGCTTCAAAGGAAATTCAGGCAAACAGTTAAATCAAAATCCGTACTTCGGCGCCGGACAATCTTGGGACAGGAACGAGGGAGAGAGGCTGATCCAGACACTTGTCATCGAAGGGGCTCTGGAAGAATACTGTGTGGAGTCGAAGGCGGGATGGACCAATGCATACTTAAGA GTGGGCAAAGAGGGCTACAAATACTTAAATGGTACTGCTAGACTCAAGATGGATTTCCGTGAGGCGTCTCCTCGCAAATTGACAACGAAACCCAAGCAGTCCGCCAAGCGCCGATCGGCGAAATCCAAGGGCCCAGCTACGCTTGAGAAAACAACCAATTCTAATCCCATTGCACGTAAGCGTTCGCTGCAGCAAATCATGGCGGAGGAGGCAGAGTTCGATAATTCACATTGGGGTGACACTGATGATGAGTACAATCCCGAAAACGATGGTGACCCTATCATAGCCAGTGGAGATGAGACAGAAATGGACGATGACGTACcgttgaagagaagaaagtcAACGGAGGCTAGCAAAGAAAAGACACCAAGAAGTACTAGGTCAAAAGCGAAGGAAGCCACTCATGATAATGATGGCGAAAGTTCGGTGGAGCAGTGTTTCAAGGCTTTAGAGAAAATGCGCAATCAG TCGGTCGCCAAAAATAAGACTTATCCAGTCCTGACCGATGAGTTGCTTCAGATGGTAGCGGCGCTGATGCCTGCTA ACGAGAAAAGACTTCGGGAGATCGAGGGAATGACTCCTCAACTCATTGAG GCATACTCTACCAAGATCTTGGGCATCTGCATAAAGTTTCGACCTGCCAATCAGAACCCATTGAACACTGCCGCCCATAAAGATGCTCTTCGCCCATCTGCGATGCCTGCCCCCGTCACGTTACCTCGAACCAA CTCTACAACCATGCAGCGGATCAAACAATATGCGTACGAACCTTCTTCGGCGTCCAAAACCCCCCTCACGTCCTCAGCGGTTCGGAGACCTTCAAGTACAAGTTCCCTTAAACGGCAAACCCTGCTTTTCTCTACGTCATCAAATACTGTTGGTAACGGCGACAGCGCGACTCCTACAGCTGCCAAAAGACATAATAATGTTGATAGTGTCCGCCCGATGTTGACAGCGAGGGGTGGTAATGTTGTTAGCAGGAAAGACAAGTTTTGA
- a CDS encoding argininosuccinate lyase, putative: MASEQDFTKRKLWGGRFTGSTDPLMHEFNQSLKYDKRMYAADVKGSIAFSKALLKAGILNEHEQQEIARGLMIVESEWAENKFVIQSDDEDIHTANERRLSEIIGKDIGGKLHTGRSRNDQVATDMRIWLMEETTRVEGYLKDLLNVMVSRAEKEVDAILPGYTHLQRAQPVRWSHFLLSHAQSFLGDLERLRQLYPRISVLPLGSAALAGNPYSLDRELLRQELDFESIGENSMHAVADRDFIVEWLQWASLTQVHMSRMAEDLIIYSSAEFGFVQLSDAYSTGSSIMPQKKNPDSLELLRGKAGRTFGQMAGFMMSLKGVPSTYNKDLQEDKEPLFDAVDTVSAALRIAEGVLATMSINPEKMAAALTMDMLATDIADYLVRKGVPFRETHHISGRSVALAEKTNCQISDLTMEQWKELDERFDETVMEVFDFETSVEKRNAIGGPARSMIARQVEVARQRIGK; this comes from the exons ATGGCCAGCGAACAGGATTTCACAAAGCGAAAGCTCTGGGG TGGCCGATTCACCGGCTCTACCGACCCTTT GATGCATGAGTTCAATCAGTCATTGAAGTACGACAAGCGCATGTACGCTGCGGATGTCAAGGGCTCTAttgccttctccaaagCTTTGCTCAAAGCTGGCATCCTCAATGAGCACGAGCAGCAAGAGATTGCTAGGGGTTTAATGATCGTCGAATCCGAATGGGCCGAGAACAAG TTTGTCATCCAATCCGACGATGAGGACATCCACACTGCCAACGAGCGGAGGCTCAGCGAAATTATTGGCAAGGACATTGGTGGTAAGCTGCACACTGGCCGAAGCAGGAACGACCAAGTCGCTACCGACATGCGAATCTGGCTT ATGGAGGAGACCACCAGGGTCGAGGGTTACCTCAAGGACCTCCTAAACGTCATGGTCTCTCGAGCTGAGAAGGAAGTTGACGCTATCCTCCCTGGTTACACTCATCTTCAGCGCGCCCAGCCTGTCAGGTGGTcccacttcctcctttcccatgCTCAGTCCTTCCTTGGTGATCTTGAGCGTCTCAGACAGCTGTACCCCCGTATTTCCGTTCTTCCCCTCGGCTCTGCTGCTTTGGCTGGAAATCCTTATTCCCTTGACAGGGAGCTGTTAAGGCAAGAGCTCGATTTTGAGAGCATTGGAGAGAACTCTATGCACGCAGTTGCCGATAGGGACTTTATCGTGGAGTGGTTGCAGTGGGCCAGTTTGACTCAGGTGCACATGAGTAGGATGGCCGAGGACTTAATCATTTACTCTAGTGCCGAATTTGGGTTTGTCCAGCTCAGTGATGCGTACAG CACTGGCTCTTCTATCATGCCTCAGAAAAAGAACCCTGACTCCCTTGAACTTCTCCGAGGCAAGGCCGGTCGAACATTCGGTCAAATGGCCGGTTTCATGATGTCCCTCAAGGGTGTCCCCTCAACCTACAACAAGGATTTGCAAGAAGACAAGGAGCCCTTGTTTGATGCAGTTGACACCGTCTCCGCCGCATTGAGGATTGCCGAAGGTGTGCTTGCTACCATGTCT ATTAATCCTGAGAAGATGGCTGCTGCCCTTACTATGGACATGCTTGCCACTGATATTGCCGACTACCTCGTCCGCAAGGGTGTCCCCTTCCGTGAGACTCACCACATCTCTGGCCGTTCGGTCGCCCTCGCCGAGAAGACCAACTGCCAGATTTCCGACTTGACCATGGAACAATGGAAGGAGTTGGACGAGAGGTTTGACGAGACTGTCATGGAGGTCTTTGACTTTGAGACAAgtgtggagaagaggaacgCCATTGGTGGTCCCGCGAGAAGCATGATTGCTAGACAGGTCGAGGTGGCCAGGCAGAGGATTGGCAAATAG
- a CDS encoding amino-acid N-acetyltransferase, putative, translating to MKPPIRPQVTLRSLKRTPNPTPVVCHVRQRHHESKILQEIKDEDNAFILSILQASPSARDSRSYLSSFAPPQPADIATATPAATPSDGAQPPAQNPLVNALLNPILRRPALVKIQGPFTDAQLESICRGMAHLQKLGLVSVIVVDRDDLPSTESSDRYEAQRQRAIVRHEVERVVHFLSRHRAAARPVFSTVARIADPELEPEEAQKGVFVEEEGLDHVRRAVGEGEIPVLLPVALDSGCRSRRIPANRVLLALASAMSTHTSSPVDLTPRRLLVINREGGIPSYARQGLPHLYINLASEFSYINRTFQPQWNDSHPTALSNLFLANGCLAHMPREASALIVSHRSPAALIANLITNKPAHSASLPHALLVESEGRITRDTPTLIRKGLPVRVLRSMEEVDQDKLTHLLETSFKRTLDREGFYNRLKNDLDFVIVIGDYAGAAVCTLEGKPVSDSFAYPPNHPEPICYLDKFAVHPSHQGDGTVDFLWVALRDETYGLGQLDASNPSIGSLRGVGRGRDLVWRSRSDNPVNKWYYERSSGFLKTRDEKWKVFWCDAEQRLGEIWREREFGGGRLVRVVEKEEKGRVKWWEEVIGAIPSAWSA from the exons ATGAAGCCCCCAATCCGTCCCCAAGTCACATTGCGTAGCTTAAAGCGCACCCCAAACCCCACCCCCGTCGTATGT CACGTTCGACAGCGACATCATGAATCCAAGATTCTACAGGAAatcaaagatgaagacaaT GCATTCATCTTATCAATCTTGcaagcttctccttcagccAGAGACTCTCGTTCTTATCTGTCTTCATttgctcctcctcagcCTGCCGACATTGCTACTGCAACCCCTGCCGCCACTCCATCAGACGGTGCTCAACCTCCTGCCCAAAACCCTCTTGTCAATGCCCTTCTCAATCCTATTCTTCGTCGGCCTGCCCTTGTCAAAATTCAAGGTCCATTTACCGACGCGCAACTTGAATCCATTTGCCGCGGCATGGCGCATCTTCAAAAATTAGGACTCGTTTCTGTCATCGTCGTTGACCGTGATGACTTGCCGTCTACGGAATCTTCCGACCGTTACGAAGCACAGAGACAAAGGGCGATTGTCAGGCATGAAGTCGAAAGGGTTGTGCATTTCCTCTCAAGGCATAGGGCAGCCGCCAGACCAGTCTTTTCAACTGTTGCAAGGATCGCAGACCCTGAGCTGGAGCCAGAGGAGGCACAAAAGGGTGTatttgttgaagaggaaggactTGATCACGTGCGGAGGGCCGTGGGTGAGGGCGAAATTCCCGTATTACTGCCCGTCGCACTCGACTCTGGCTGTCGTTCCCGGAGGATCCCAGCCAACAGAGTGCTTTTGGCTCTTGCTTCTGCAATGTCAACACACACTTCCAGCCCCGTGGACCTTACTCCGAGGAGGTTACTGGTGATCAATCGTGAAGGCGGTATCCCTTCTTATGCTCGACAAGGTCTGCCACACTTATATATCAATCTCGCGTCCGAGTTTTCCTATATCAACCGTACATTTCAACCCCAATGGAATGATTCCCATCCTACTGCCTTGTCAAACCTCTTTCTCGCCAATGGCTGCCTCGCCCACATGCCTCGTGAAGCGTCTGCTTTGATCGTCTCCCATCGATCTCCCGCAGCCTTGATTGCGAATTTAATCACCAACAAGCCCGCACACTCTGCTTCTTTGCCTCATGCCCTGCTTGTCGAGTCTGAGGGTCGTATCACTCGTGATACACCAACACTCATCCGTAAGGGCCTTCCAGTTCGCGTCTTGCGCAGCATGGAAGAAGTCGACCAAGACAAGCTCACACATCTGCTTGAAACCTCTTTCAAACGCACACTTGATCGCGAAGGGTTCTACAACCGTTTAAAGAATGATCTTGACTTTGTGATTGTGATTGGCGATTATGCCGGTGCTGCTGTTTGTACCCTTGAAGGCAAACCCGTTTCTGATTCATTCGCTTACCCCCCAAATCATCCCGAACCTATATGCTACCTTGACAAATTTGCCGTTCATCCTTCACACCAAGGCGATGGTACAGTTGATTTCTTGTGGGTCGCTCTTCGTGATGAGACGTACGGTCTCGGTCAGTTGGATGCCTCAAACCCGTCTATCGGTTCGTTGAGAGGTGTCGGCAGGGGTAGAGATCTTGTCTGGAGGAGCAGAAGTGATAATCCCGTCAACAAATGGTATTACGAGAGGTCAAGTGGCTTCCTGAAGACAAGGGACGAGAAGTGGAAGGTATTTTGGTGTGATGCGGAGCAGAGGCTGGGAGAGATTTGGCGAGAGAGGGAATTTggcggaggaagattgGTTAGAGttgtggaaaaggaggaaaagggaagggtGAAATGGTGGGAAGAGGTCATCGGAGCGATCCCATCAGCTTGGTCGGCGTAA
- a CDS encoding ribosomal chaperone, putative, whose protein sequence is MIVKVKTLTGKEVDIDVQPDMTISKVKERVEEKAGIPPVQQRLIFGGKAMGDDKTIQDYKIQAGAAIHLVLALRGGRTLNGN, encoded by the exons ATGATCGTCAAAGTCAAG ACACTTACCGGCAAGGAG GTTGACATTGACGTGCAACCGGACATGACG ATCAGCAAGGTGAAAGAACGggttgaagaaaaggctgGTATTCCTCCTGTGCAGCAACGATTGATCTTCGGTGGCAAGGCTAT GGGAGACGACAAAACTATCCAAGACTACAAAATACAAGCAGGCGCTGCCATCCATCTAGTCCTTGCTTTGCGTGGAGGGCGAACATTGAACGGAAATTAA
- a CDS encoding shk1 kinase-binding protein 1, putative — protein MPRHKVALYLPHPLPSLPIEPPPTPSPLQQVIASTLSTTDYDLVSFPLTNAAWQARWEKLCLRPIEEEGLSEAELERRAIEEKKVDQEADIWRRDGGLKRSEVVVSRLEESQGVIPLASEWLELDSPDEGIRFDSELALRAEFAHALYLSLPVLILPAPSLANREYLPSYARAISNLLQMGGQSAVTNISIRIPVSNPLELIAPESVMPNGLPGSPSPIAPPLASGAPQTDKKHKRLSSLSTRPQSMQTSLFGQPANQGTNQNQQQGMRITSGASSLMSANTAYGSVAGVGQASLGVAAHGGDLSSTWEMWDCIRTLCGYHPRLSVTLDLTNPLPPSAGALARWSAEPVNYIWLPASSFIPNAKGYPVLSKACQAFIREMGKQNPTYILSQTTMKRHSAGGHNAYLQYIRHITSTPQPGPNAQPRAIMALPAGASEKFQDYSDYLQAPLQPLMDDLGSMTYNIFENDPVKYAQYESAITQALLDLPANKKHVVTVVGAGRGPLIDCTLRALLHSGRQASIYAVEKNTNAFVTLQERKELEWRDKVHIISGDMRAVDVPEKCDILVSELLGSFGDNELSPECLDGALRLMKSTGVSIPSSYTAHIAPLSTSKLYQETHSPTRGPSSAETPYVVMLSQVDPISGDNNVPGVSARCGERIQQCWQFVHPNRDITVDSNGVPLSNSHNARASTHTFHIPHAATLHGFGGYFEAHLYGDVGLSIHPENAHAVSPDLTSWFPLFFPLKEPMYLPSGAELQVNLWRMGDGKGKKVWYEWAVESYLPVVQSVSSGPGAATVPGSRNVSSASASGIGFGGQPSPLMDAQFSPGTGHMGLSGELGRVKIGQSTLHNPGGIHSWVGL, from the exons ATGCCTCGCCATAAAGTAGCCCTGTACCTCCCGcatccccttccatccctcccCATAGAGCCTCCCCCGactccctctcctttgcAGCAAGTCATAGCATCCACTCTGTCCACAACCGACTACGACCTCGTCTCGTTCCCCCTCACAAATGCTGCATGGCAAGCTCGCTGGGAGAAACTGTGTCTACGACCcattgaggaagaaggtctTTCAGAGGCGGAGTTAGAACGGAGGGCgatcgaggagaagaaggttgacCAAGAGGCTGACATTTGGAGACGCGACGGAGGGTTGAAAAGGAGCGAGGTCGTTGTGAGTAGACTGGAAGAGAGCCAGGGGGTGATACCCCTTGCAAGTGAGTGGTTGGAGCTTGACTCCCCAGACGAAGGTATTCGCTTCGACTCTGAACTT GCCTTGAGAGCAGAGTTCGCACATGCTCTTTACCTGTCTCTCCCGGTTCTGATCCTTCCTGCGCCGTCGCTGGCTAATAGGGAGTACTTACCTTCCTATGCCAGGGCCATCTCCAACTTGCTGCAAATGGGTGGGCAGAGTGCGGTGACCAATATATCAATCAGAATCCCGGTGTCAAACCCATTAGAGCTGATTGCGCCGGAATCGGTCATGCCAAATGGATTGCCTGGGTCGCCATCACCCAtcgctcctcctcttgcaTCTGGCGCACCCCAGACGGACAAAAAGCATAAACGTCTTTCGTCGCTTTCTACCCGCCCGCAATCTATGCAAACTTCACTTTTTGGCCAGCCTGCAAACCAAGGCACAAATCAgaaccagcagcaaggaaTGAGGATCACCTCTGGAGCAAGTTCACTCATGTCTGCTAATACTGCTTACGGGTCCGTTGCTGGGGTCGGACAAGCCAGTTTAGGCGTCGCAGCTCATGGAGGAGACCTCAGTTCGACATGGGAAATGTGGGATTGTATCAGGACCTTGTGCGGGTATCACCCGCGATTATCAGTTA CTCTGGACTTGACAAACCCTCTGCCACCATCCGCCGGTGCCCTCGCAAGATGGTCAGCTGAACCAGTCAACTATATCTGGTTGCCCGCCTCGTCATTCATACCCAATGCCAAAGGATACCCCGTGTTGAGCAAGGCCTGCCAGGCCTTTATTCGGGAGATGGGCAAGCAGAATCCCACATATATTCTTTCCCAGACAACTATGAAGAGACACTCAGCTGGAGGACATAACGCCTACCTCCAATACATCAGACATATCACGTCCACTCCTCAGCCTGGACCTAATGCCCAACCGCGCGCAATCATGGCTCTGCCTGCTGGCGCTTCGGAAAAATTTCAAGATTATTCCGACTATCTACAAGCGCCCCTACAACCATTGATGGACGATCTTGGGAGCATGACATATAATATTTTTGAAAATGATCCGGTCAAGTATGCCCAGTATGAGAGTGCCATCACTCAAGCTTTGCTGGATCTACCAGCGAACAAGAAGCA TGTCGTGACAGTAGTTGGCGCTGGTCGTGGACCCCTTATAGACTGCACCCTTCGCGCCCTCTTGCATTCCGGTCGCCAAGCATCCATCTACGCCGTCGAGAAGAATACCAATGCCTTCGTAACTCTGCAGGAACGCAAAGAGCTTGAATGGCGCGACAAGGTACATATTATCAGCGGAGATATGAGGGCAGTCGATGTTCCCGAAAAGTGTGATATACTGGTTTCAGAGCTCTTGGGAAGCTTTGGAGATAATGAACTGAGTCCTGAGTGCTTAGATGGAGCATTGAGATTAATGAAAT CAACTGGTGtctccatcccatcctcttATACGGCCCATATCGCTCCTCTTTCGACATCAAAACTTTATCAAGAAACACATTCTCCTACTCGCGGTCCTTCATCTGCTGAAACGCCCTACGTCGTAATGTTATCTCAAGTCGACCCCATTTCGGGTGACAACAATGTACCTGGAGTGAGTGCGCGATGCGGCGAAAGAATTCAGCAGTGCTGGCAGTTTGTCCACCCAAACAGAGATATTACTGTCGATTCAAATG GAGTACCCCTTTCAAATTCACACAATGCTCGTGCGAGCACCCACACATTTCACATTCCTCATGCGGCTACTCTTCACGGGTTTGGTGGCTATTTCGAGGCTCATCTTTACGGTGATGTTGGCCTTTCAATTCACCCCGAGAACGCACACGCCGTATCACCAGATTTGACCAGTTGgttccctcttttcttcccacTGAAAGAACCAATGTACCTTCCAAGTGGAGCAGAATTGCAAGTGAACTTATGGAGAATGGGcgatggaaaaggaaagaaggtatGGTACGAGTGGGCGGTGGAGAGCTATTTGCCGGTAGTGCAATCAGTATCTTCAGGCCCAGGTGCCGCGACCGTCCCAGGGTCAAGGAATGTCAGTTCGGCGTCTGCATCTGGGATTGGGTTCGGTGGACAACCTAGCCCTTTGATGGACGCACAGTTCTCGCCGGGAACGGGACACATGGGCTTGTCAGGTGAACTAGGGAGGGTGAAGATTGGGCAATCCACTCTGCATAATCCAGGAGGGATTCATTCTTGGGTTGGCCTCTAG